The DNA region GTCCACGCCCCGGATGTCGGAGGCGAGCTCGGCGCCGCGTCGGGTGGGGTTGATGCCGACGATGGTCACGCCGGCGAGCGCCGCACCACACAGGGTGAACAGGTACTCGGGCACGTTCTCCAGCAGGATGCCCACGTGGAGGTGCCGGTAGGGGTCGGGTCGGTCCGCGTACGAGTCGGAGTGCTGCTCCGCCCAGCCGCGCAGGATCTCCGCACGGACGGCGGCCTCGGCCACGAACTCCCTCCAGGTCCACGCCGAGTCCTCGAACAGCAGCCCCGGATGGTCGTCGGTGGAACGCTCGAGCAGGATGTCGCCGAAGGTCGCGTGCTGCATGGAGTGGCCGGGATTGAAGGCTGCTGTGGTCATGAATTCGGAGAGTAGGCGACCCGGCCACGGCGCACAGGCGAAACGGCCAGCAACTTTGACAGGTGTCAGCATTACGGTCGCCGGGGCCCACCCGGTGGGCGCGGCCGGCCGGCATCAGGTAGGAACGAGGCGATGGCGCGCCACGTGGGCGCGCGGGGATCGAACAGGGGCGTGGGATGGTCGGCGAACAGGGCGGGAACGTCGACGTGGACGTGGAATCGGGTGTCGTTTGGGGATCCGACGACGACGAGGTCGGTCTCGACCGGGACGGGTTCGTCGTCAGCGAGGTCCGACTCACCAGCGTCCACAACTTCCGGGACGTGGCCGGCCCGGGCTACGCACTCCGTCCGTCCGGTTCGATGGCCCGCGGGGTCGTCTACCGGTCCACGACCCTCGCCGTGGGCGACGAGGACCTCGCGGTTCTCGAGAGGCTCGGCGTCTCCACCGTCGTCGACCTGCGCACGGGCGCCGAGATCGACAAGCATCCCGACGTGGTCCCCGCCGGGGCCGAGTACGTGCCCGTCGACGTCCTGGGTGGTCACACCTCCGCCGCGACCCTCACCGCGTCCGGACTGGGCGGGGCCGAGGAGGCGCGCCGCGAGATGGCCTCGACCTACGAGCGGTTCGTGGTGGGTGACCACGAGCGCCGGGCGTTCGGGCGTGCCGTCCACGCGGTGGCGGTGTCGTCCGGCCCGGCGATCGTGCACTGCACGGCCGGGAAGGACCGCACCGGCTGGATCTCCGCACTGCTCCAGTTGCTCGCCGGGGTGCGCGAGGAGGACGTGGTGGCCGACTACCTGCTGACCAGGGAGATGTCCGCGGACTTCGTCTCCTCCGTCCGCACCTACGTGCAGGCCGAGATGCCCGACAAACTCGAGGCCATCGAGGTGCTCATCGGTGTCGAGGAGGCCAACCTCCGCCTCTCCTTGGACGCACTGGCCAGAGAGTTCGGCGACGCGCGGCGGTATCTCGTGGAGGGCGCCGGCATGGACGACGCTGCCGTGGACGAATTGTCGGCCCGACTCAGGCGGGGATGACTCGGGCGGGCGTGACCCGGGCGGGGATGACTCAGGCGGCGATGACCAGCGCGCCGACGACGCCGCCGAACCCGATCGCCTGGAGCACGACCGCGACCGTCCGGCCGAGTTCGGTGCGGGCCGCGGCGTGGACGCGGGGGCCGGCCAGGGTGACGGCGAAGACCATGATGATGGCGGCGACCGCGGTGAGGGAACCGGCCAGCCGGGAGGCGACCCCGTACACCGCGGCGGTCCCGAGTAGCCCGCCCGCCAGGGCGGCGATGATCGTCGTCAGGGGCGCCGGGAAGACGGTGGCACTGGTGTCGACGTCCGGGGTCGCCGTGCCGGTGTCGTCCGGCCACCGTTCCTCGAGCATCAGGGTGGTGCGCATACCTCGGACCCTACGTACTGATCCCGGCGTGAACTTCGGTGATAGCTGAGCGTTCGCTTTCTGCACTGTCGGCGCTGGTCAGGCCCTCGCATGGGCGGGGAGAGATCGGTCACATGTGGCGACCTTCCCGCCCTTCCGGTGGCCGCAGCGAAGGGCCGTCCTGGATCCGCCACGGGGGCGCGGGCGGGCGTAGGATTCCCGGGGATCTCGGGGGGGCGGACGTGTGGTTCGTCGACAGAAGTGGGGGTTGTCGTGGGCGCTGCGCGCGCTGTCGGAGGATGGTTCGAACCCGGTGACGACATCGGGCGGGCCTGGGACGAGGCGGAGGCGATCCTCCGTGCGTGTGAGGACCTGGACGGGGTCATGGCGGTGATCCGCGATGCCGAATCCCCGGTCGAGGCGCGCCGGGCTCTCAAGCTGGGCTTCGGCTTCACCGGCCGTCAGGCCGCCCTGTTGCTCACCCTGCCGGTGATGGCGTTCACCCGCTCGGAGCGCTCGCGCATGGCCGAGAGCCGCCGGGCGCGAGTTGACCTGCTGGCCGACGTCACCGGGATACTGCCCGCCATCCGCGACGACGTGCCCCCGGCGGGCCTCCCCGCCGACGTGCCCCCAGCGGGCCTCCCCGCCGACGTGGCCCCAGCGGGCCTCCCCACCGGCGTGGCCCCGGTTGCCGACGAGGCCTGGACCGGCGGCAGCGAGTGGGGCGAGGAGTTCGACGGCGCTCTCGCGCACATCAGCTCGGCGATGCAGGCGCCCTGGTCACCTGCCGGGCCCGCGACTCACCCGTACCCATCGGTGCCCGAGCCGCGGGATCCCGACATCGCGTCCCACACTCCGTCCGACGCCGGTGGCCGATCGAGCTCCCGGCGGCGGTCGATGGCGCGACAGGACGACACCTCGGCGGTGCTCGACGAGCAGATCGGGGAGCTGACCGACGCGATCGCCGAGCTTCTCCGGGTGACGCCGCACACCGTCCGGGCAGACACCGGGCCGGGTGACGATCCCCGGTTTTCGGGCAGTTCGTCCGGCGCGCTTCTCGACAGTTGCGGCGTCGATGACGCCACCGGCATCCGCACCCTGTTGTGGCACCTGA from Dietzia sp. B32 includes:
- a CDS encoding tyrosine-protein phosphatase produces the protein MVGEQGGNVDVDVESGVVWGSDDDEVGLDRDGFVVSEVRLTSVHNFRDVAGPGYALRPSGSMARGVVYRSTTLAVGDEDLAVLERLGVSTVVDLRTGAEIDKHPDVVPAGAEYVPVDVLGGHTSAATLTASGLGGAEEARREMASTYERFVVGDHERRAFGRAVHAVAVSSGPAIVHCTAGKDRTGWISALLQLLAGVREEDVVADYLLTREMSADFVSSVRTYVQAEMPDKLEAIEVLIGVEEANLRLSLDALAREFGDARRYLVEGAGMDDAAVDELSARLRRG
- a CDS encoding DNA gyrase subunit A, with the translated sequence MGAARAVGGWFEPGDDIGRAWDEAEAILRACEDLDGVMAVIRDAESPVEARRALKLGFGFTGRQAALLLTLPVMAFTRSERSRMAESRRARVDLLADVTGILPAIRDDVPPAGLPADVPPAGLPADVAPAGLPTGVAPVADEAWTGGSEWGEEFDGALAHISSAMQAPWSPAGPATHPYPSVPEPRDPDIASHTPSDAGGRSSSRRRSMARQDDTSAVLDEQIGELTDAIAELLRVTPHTVRADTGPGDDPRFSGSSSGALLDSCGVDDATGIRTLLWHLSRTGLETVEGLFPFADPLSAARGFAVQAARFEAAMGSGTLGSEPGGDATWAGRLWPLAERSGYGYAVSYRAGPDAGSVWAYGGGQPLHRIWDSVVDLLVELYQAVTVGAPCDSALAAVVDGRVVWTNLG